In the genome of Plasmodium chabaudi chabaudi strain AS genome assembly, chromosome: 6, one region contains:
- a CDS encoding fam-a protein, with product MNKGYMKTVFVVLSLVVCATNNVLAAESAPSTSNTPSAVDQRKAALEARREEHKRMTCDDPEEIQAAMSLANEHVSLLLKIADNMDGFEPFHTYGQYCESYYKKFGHIEIERFTGKMLGHYQYDYVINTIWNHDNLQKLDQKFILGKPVRIYTPNLVLFEKLDIDQIHQSRKTKYALGAKAHISDDITVILCPTRVLKYDYDFHGNVNLKEMLERAEPIDEDADTEETLLKLNANVSGFVIKKIEGDKVDIIYLNAIFKDDRSTDFIFDRRIARSAVSGIIHLSYWGGEDRKAHPSIRSLTKL from the exons atgaataaaggCTACATGAAAACCGTTTTTGTTGTTTTAAGCTTGGTTGTATGCGCTACCAATAACGTACTTGCAGCCGAATCTGCTCCAAGTACTTCTAATACACCCAGCGCCGTTGACCAAAGAAAGGCTGC TTTGGAGGCAAGACGTGAGGAACATAAACGCATGACCTGTGATGACCCTGAAGAAATTCAAGCTGCAATGTCCCTAGCAAACGAACATGTATCACTTTTACTAAAAATTGCTGATAATATGGATGGTTTCGAGCCATTTCATACATACGGTCAATACTGTGAATCATATTATAAGAAATTTGGACATATAGAAATTGAACGATTTACTGGGAAAATGTTAGGCCATTATCAG taCGATTACGTAATAAATACGATTTGGAATCACgataatttacaaaaattggatcaaaaatttattcttg GAAAACCTGTTCGTATATACACCCCAAATTTAGTCTTGTTTGAAAAACTTGACATAGATCAAATTCATCAATCCCgcaaaacaaaatatgctTTAGGGGCAAAAGCTCAT ATATCAGATGACATAACTGTAATTCTTTGTCCTACAAGAGTTctaaaatatgattatgATTTCCATGGAAACGTTAATCTGAAAGAAATGTTAGAAAGAGCAGAACCAATCGATGAAGATGCTGATACTGAAGAAACATTATTGAAATTGAATGCTAACGTGTCTGGATttgtaattaaaaaaattgaggGTGATAAAGTTGATATTATCTATTTAAACGCT ATTTTTAAGGATGATCGTAGTACcgattttattttcgatCGAAGAATTGCAAGATCTGCTGTTAGTGGTATTATACACTTGTCATACTGGGGTGGCGAGGATAGAAAAGCACATCCCTCAATTAGAAGTCTTACAAAACTTTAA
- a CDS encoding haloacid dehalogenase-like hydrolase, putative, with protein MNPKLIQISLFLLLICLCKGYNGKKNNNNGNKIMKLLRYFSGSEINDVGEEVHKEQEGYDDQSLYDEQANHGALVVRDKNGKPVDKNNLKNNVKIVFIDLDGTLLNSHNKVSKLNLESLAKAHNKGIKIVFATGRPMFSVNDIMGQDAKKNNLSLIPGIYLNGCITYGPNGDIILDNYIDKKLIMDIYNFSKENNLVGRMFWNSLEKAHMFENNEYADQYLKIEPTMPDIIDEETLKNTKIYRILILLDEENLSSVLKMYQDKFSRRVFVDNTFKTYVEVIHHNATKFEGVKALCKHFNIRLNDALAIGDGENDIEMLQGVGTSIAVQNAPSKIKKCAKYVAPSNNDDAVHHAIQTFCDI; from the exons ATGAATCCTaaattaatacaaataagCTTATTTCTCCTTTTAATATGCCTATGCAAAGGATACAATGGCAag aaaaataataataatggaaataagATTATGAAATTGCTTCGATATTTCTCTGGGTCCGAAATCAATGATGTAGGAGAAGAAGTACATAAAGAGCAAGAAGGTTATGACGATCAATCACTTTATGATGAGCAAGCAAATCATGGCGCGCTCGTTGTAAGAGATAAAAATGGGAAGCCCGtcgataaaaataatttaaaaaataatgtaaaaatcGTTTTTATCGATTTAGATGGaacattattaaatagTCATAATAAAGTATccaaattaaatttagaaaGTTTAGCAAAGGCACATAATaaaggaataaaaatagtttttgCTACTGGTCGTCCAATGTTTTCAGTTAATGATATAATGGGGCAAGatgctaaaaaaaataatttaagttTAATACCcggaatatatttaaacgGGTGTATAACTTATGGGCCTAATGGTGACATAATActtgataattatatagataaaaaattaataatggatatatataatttttcaaaggAAAACAATTTAGTTGGACGTATGTTTTGGAATAGTTTAGAAAAAGCACATatgtttgaaaataatgaatatgcTGATCAATATTTGAAGATTGAACCTACAATGCCTGATATTATTGATGAagaaacattaaaaaatacaaaaatatacagAATTTTGATATTATTAGATGAAGAAAACTTATCAAgtgtattaaaaatgtatcaAGACAAATTTTCGCGTCGAGTTTTTGTAGATAACACATTTAAAACATATGTAGAAGTGATTCATCATAATGCAACTAAATTTGAAGGTGTAAAAGCATTATGCAAACATTTCAATATACGTTTAAATGATGCATTAGCTATAGGAGATGGTGAAAACGATATAGAGATGTTACAAGGTGTAGGAACTTCAATAGCAGTACAGAATGCTCCtagtaaaataaagaaatgtGCAAAATATGTAGCTCCATCAAACAATGATGATGCGGTGCATCACGCAATACAAACATTTTGTgacatttaa
- a CDS encoding fam-a protein, protein MNKLYIKVALALLCIAGYMQNVAFASETSADVATTDSPRQKNIHIENAIYQYPNGQKYLDGDEVLLSIEHVNQASILLQKLSATGVNDYSAYSTENKNCTIYSKKVGNMDIGRLHVTIPSASKYNDLLEKIWDFDGKHKSDSNIIRGIVSREYWNTLCLFEKQSVDPNYTPPIKKYALGSIFRKSSDTTVIVCPSRTINDDTEIDKETDMKEVYFNLKAIETDIDPEDALTKLGANISGFVIKKGNDDQVHVTYINAVYDVSNSTESIHNKRERGLTYANILSLVQRI, encoded by the exons atgaataaattatatattaaggTTGCTTTAGCACTTTTATGTATCGCAGGATATATGCAAAATGTAGCATTTGCAAGCGAAACTTCCGCAGATGTTGCTACTACCGATTCCCCCcgccaaaaaaatat TCATATTGAGAATGCAATATATCAATACCCCAATGGCCAGAAATATCTTGACGGTGATGAAGTTTTACTATCAATAGAACATGTAAACCAGGCTTCAATACTTTTACAAAAACTTTCTGCGACTGGTGTAAATGATTATTCTGCCTATTCtacagaaaataaaaattgtactATATATTCTAAGAAAGTTGGAAATATGGATATTGGAAGGCTTCATGTTACAATCCCATCTGCCTCTAAA tACAATGATTTATTAGAGAAGATTTGGGATTTCGATGGTAAACACAAATCGGATAGCAATATTATTAGAg gaATTGTTTCTCGTGAATACTGGAACACTTTATGCTTGTTTGAAAAACAAAGCGTAGATCCTAATTATACACCtcccataaaaaaatatgctttAGGCTCAATATTTCGT AAATCAAGTGACACAACTGTAATTGTATGTCCATCAAGAACTATAAATGATGACACTGAAATCGATAAAGAAACTGATATGAAAGAAGTGTACTTCAATTTAAAAGCAATCGAAACTGACATTGATCCTGAGGATGCATTAACCAAATTAGGTGCTAACATATCCGGATttgtaattaaaaaaggcAACGATGATCAAGTTCATGTTACTTATATCAACGCT gTCTATGATGTTAGCAATTCTACCGAGTCTATCCACAACAAAAGAGAAAGAGGTCTTACATATGCAAATATTCTAAGCTTAGTACAACGCATTTAA
- a CDS encoding CIR protein, which produces MGMKVCETFLDVDNLFINYEANEEQLNGGYGSYKKYCPIKRGVRKCETNYEKLRAISEYGFMELAKNDKVNLGSEYDPSADFVVMGWCHRLYKISKDHNLSLNQLYGNNLGKSRGDFNYKGILNNKIYLMNSNVAIMNMLYLLFQKICETINTYETHNAQPHEHINKGIEYHFMYDMLSKSVNQCDPYIRLLNHLKTIYNEYIKAVIKDNDHDESLRNQLIELSSINSKLVGSEFNSEGCKKLHKKLTQTTPNIIKMGIKMLEDDKKRKSGEVSQNTEDDGDGDLYGYDYDDLYGDDDDDEDVDDDADKDIADGGEKKDDTIDNTSQNHERDPINISDQSSISNGDPNQPKSDTPSNTCDSNGKEKTLENSQSSDKSPGSPSDEQLTKDTPKESNDTTKEDQDSTQKATLMKKDSIIDPLKSMKPTLSLFKLQLLSVYNTLTDIGNNAHEKTLQTLQNTSSKLTELVNKFNNPISQPDKETVTPPSGDNKSMPKDSGSDPPSSDDPSVNPPPMLPNSQPEPEDHSNEDKEEPSNDEKTDEPPADPQEPPIDFINTTSHQVTKLDNSGNNIYGIISENVNSMDILKKHKLIAFSVIGIVIPITLAIMYKYLSPWRTKKSKRKTKMKKIINLVEINKTKKTVINSINGKRPMQIIISSSTKKKQTKKIITSVYGKNFPLLNIYKLMEADPLPFINLFFLLIFFVYKRKDILLNDKFN; this is translated from the exons ATGGGCATGAAAGTG tGTGAAACATTTCTAGATGTTGATAATCTTTTTATCAACTATGAGGCCAATGAGGAACAATTAAACGGTGGCTATGgatcatataaaaagtattGCCCTATAAAACGTGGGGTTAGAAAATGTGAAActaattatgaaaaactGAGAGCTATTTCTGAATATGGATTTATGGAATTagcaaaaaatgataaggTGAATCTAGGTAGTGAATATGACCCAAGTGCTGATTTTGTGGTTATGGGATGGTGCCAtagattatataaaatatcaaaagATCATAATTTATCTCTAAATCAGTTATATGGAAATAATTTAGGTAAATCGAGAGGggattttaattataaaggcatcttaaataataaaatctATTTGATGAATTCTAACGTTGCGATTATGAATATGctttatcttttatttcagAAAATTTGTGAAACAATTAATACATATGAAACACATAATGCACAACCACACGAACACATAAACAAGGGCATTGAATATCATTTTATGTATGATATGCTTTCTAAATCTGTTAATCAGTGTGATCCGTATATTCGGTTGTTGaatcatttaaaaacaatatataatgagtATATAAAAGCTGTTATTAAAGACAATGACCACGACGAATCCTTACGTAATCAGCTTATAGAACTTTCATCGATAAATTCAAAATTGGTTGGATCTGAATTCAATAGTGAAGGATGCAAAAAActgcataaaaaattaactcAAACAACtccaaatattataaaaatgggaattaaaatgttagaggatgataaaaaaagaaagagcGGCGAAGTATCTCAAAATACAGAAGATGATGGCGACGGTGATTTATATGGATATGACTACGATGATTTATATGGAGATGATGACGATGATGAAGATGTTGATGATGATGCTGATAAGGATATTGCTGATGGTGGTGAAAAGAAAGACGACACTATAGATAATACGTCACAAAATCATGAAAGAGAtccaataaatatatcggATCAATCAAGTATATCAAATGGTGACCCAAATCAGCCAAAGTCTGACACACCAAGTAATACATGTGATTCAAATGGCAAAGAAAAAACTTTAGAAAATAGCCAAAGTTCAGATAAATCACCAGGAAGTCCATCAGATGAACAGCTAACCAAAGATACTCCAAAAGAAAGCAATGATACTACAAAAGAAGACCAAGATTCTACACAAAAAGCAacattaatgaaaaaagatAGTATAATAGACCCCCTAAAATCCATGAAACCTACACTTAGTTTGTTTAAACTGCAACTTTTATCTGTTTACAACACCCTTACTGATATTGGCAATAATGCACATGAAAAAACATTACAAACTTTACAAAATACTTCTTCGAAACTTACTGAGcttgttaataaatttaataatccAATTAGTCAGCCAGATAAAGAAACTGTTACACCTCCATCAGGTGATAATAAATCTATGCCAAAAGATTCAGGAAGTGATCCACCTTCCTCTGATGATCCGTCAGTAAATCCTCCACCCATGCTACCGAATTCACAACCAGAACCAGAAGACCATTCCAATGAAGATAAGGAAGAACCATCTAACGACGAAAAAACTGATGAACCACCAGCAGATCCTCAAGAGCCACCAATCGATTTTATCAATACAACATCTCATCAAGTAACTAAACTCGATAATTCTggaaacaatatatatggaaTTATATCGGAAAATGTAAATTCAATGGATATACTTAAGAAACACAAATTAATTGCATTCTCAGTTATAGGTATTGTAATACCCATTACTTTAGCTATTATGTACaag tatTTATCACCTTGGCGgacaaaaaaatcgaagagaaaaacaaaaatgaaaaagattataaatttggttgagataaataaaacgaAAAAGACAGTTATAAATTCAATTAATGGTAAAAGACCaatgcaaataattataagctcatctactaaaaaaaaacagactAAAAAGATTATAACTTCCGTTTATGGGAAAAATTTtccattattaaatatatacaaacttATGGAGGCCGATCCTTTACcctttattaatttattttttttgttgattttttttgtctataaaagaaaagacaTTCTTTTGaatgataaatttaattaa